The following proteins are co-located in the Streptomyces sp. NBC_01198 genome:
- a CDS encoding CHC2 zinc finger domain-containing protein, with protein MRNTSMVSCPLHDDRTPSMSINLGEGLFKCQSCGVGGDSYTLIMQKEACDFRGACALAASLNLAEGTTGGGDERLSGSRYGGGRRVPAGKGSRAGGGGYTPTWRRK; from the coding sequence ATGCGGAACACGTCGATGGTGTCGTGCCCGCTTCACGACGACCGAACGCCGTCTATGTCGATCAACCTCGGCGAGGGCCTGTTCAAGTGCCAGAGCTGCGGCGTCGGCGGAGATTCCTACACGCTCATCATGCAGAAGGAGGCTTGCGATTTCCGAGGAGCATGCGCCCTTGCGGCCTCTCTCAATCTCGCAGAGGGAACTACTGGAGGAGGCGACGAGCGCCTATCAGGCAGCCGTTACGGCGGAGGTCGCCGGGTACCTGCTGGCAAGGGGAGTCGGGCGGGAGGAGGCGGCTACACACCGACTTGGCGTCGTAAGTGA
- a CDS encoding toprim domain-containing protein produces MLAIPYLGRNGKPLTIRFRCLQEHNHRDFFHGKYNTVKDDIPRMYGVDSIHEAGDEIHLTEGELDRIILRKLGLYAVAIPGVNMWFGRHRRMLAGFNRVWLWSDPDDAGAELTSAVMRGLRSAKPVRRLPADVNDTYMTYGAEAIYAAFREEKAA; encoded by the coding sequence ATGCTCGCCATCCCCTATCTGGGCCGCAACGGCAAGCCGCTAACGATCCGCTTCCGCTGCCTCCAGGAGCACAACCACCGGGACTTCTTCCACGGCAAGTACAACACGGTCAAGGACGACATTCCCAGGATGTACGGGGTCGACTCGATCCACGAGGCGGGCGACGAGATTCACCTGACCGAGGGCGAGCTCGACCGGATCATCCTGCGGAAGCTTGGTCTTTATGCGGTCGCCATCCCCGGCGTGAACATGTGGTTCGGCCGCCATCGGCGGATGCTCGCGGGGTTCAACCGGGTGTGGCTGTGGTCCGACCCGGACGACGCGGGCGCCGAGCTGACGTCGGCAGTGATGCGCGGGCTGCGGTCCGCCAAGCCCGTACGGCGGCTTCCGGCCGACGTCAACGACACGTATATGACGTACGGCGCAGAGGCAATCTACGCCGCCTTTCGAGAGGAGAAAGCAGCGTGA
- a CDS encoding DUF7768 domain-containing protein, whose amino-acid sequence MRLVVLESPYAGDVEKNLTYARAAMADCLRRGEAPFASHLLYTQEGILDDDKPEEREMGIRAGLLWGDKVRATIVVYVDLGISKGMAAAIERASTAGRRIEIRHLEKW is encoded by the coding sequence GTGAGACTCGTAGTCTTGGAGAGCCCGTACGCGGGCGACGTCGAGAAGAACCTGACCTACGCCCGAGCCGCCATGGCCGACTGCCTTCGACGCGGCGAGGCGCCCTTTGCGAGCCACCTGCTCTATACGCAGGAGGGCATCCTCGACGACGACAAGCCGGAGGAGCGGGAGATGGGCATCCGGGCCGGCCTCCTGTGGGGCGACAAGGTAAGGGCGACCATCGTCGTGTACGTCGACCTGGGCATCTCCAAGGGGATGGCCGCTGCGATCGAGCGGGCGAGCACCGCTGGCCGCCGTATCGAGATCAGGCACCTGGAGAAGTGGTGA
- a CDS encoding aKG-HExxH-type peptide beta-hydroxylase — protein MLTDETPDAAKLPAAYRRAINTLRPLPADIGDQINVTYEDGDWADYCLSHGIFAHIFDGATPSDQAARERWDANIGAALDHLQGVSPGLYRMVRLLVTDIVVLNSGADGGGSASQMPGVVVMSPGPEWEVPQYAECIVHEAMHLNLFIADAVYGTFILPSSDLEADEHRALSAVKIGQRRPLDKAFHAAVVTVPLMYLQHQRGTTTLIDLYADSLRDACLDLATHRHTFTDYGAMLLDALCEFAGSIDFAHVAETITDPAYAGYRPAVAA, from the coding sequence GTGCTGACCGACGAGACGCCCGACGCCGCGAAACTCCCCGCGGCCTACCGAAGGGCGATCAACACTCTCCGCCCCCTCCCTGCCGACATCGGTGACCAGATCAACGTCACGTACGAGGATGGCGACTGGGCTGACTACTGCCTGAGTCACGGCATCTTCGCCCACATCTTCGACGGCGCAACGCCGAGCGACCAAGCGGCCCGGGAGCGCTGGGACGCGAACATCGGGGCGGCCCTGGACCATCTCCAAGGGGTCAGCCCCGGCCTGTACCGCATGGTCAGGCTCCTCGTCACCGACATCGTGGTTCTCAACTCCGGCGCGGACGGCGGCGGCTCCGCTTCTCAGATGCCCGGGGTCGTCGTCATGAGCCCCGGTCCCGAGTGGGAGGTGCCGCAGTACGCCGAGTGCATCGTGCACGAGGCCATGCACCTCAACCTGTTCATCGCCGACGCGGTATACGGGACCTTCATCCTGCCGTCGTCCGACCTGGAGGCGGACGAGCACCGCGCACTGTCGGCAGTGAAGATCGGCCAGCGTCGCCCGCTCGACAAGGCGTTCCACGCGGCCGTGGTCACGGTCCCGCTGATGTACCTGCAACACCAGCGTGGCACGACAACGCTGATCGACCTGTACGCGGACTCCCTGCGGGACGCCTGCCTGGATCTGGCAACGCATCGGCACACGTTCACCGACTACGGCGCGATGCTCCTGGACGCCCTGTGCGAGTTTGCCGGCAGCATCGACTTCGCGCACGTCGCAGAGACGATCACGGACCCCGCGTATGCGGGGTACCGTCCGGCGGTGGCCGCCTGA
- a CDS encoding AAA family ATPase codes for MLTPGRSLALHAEAGKELPRVEAFEALYAIGCRPRHGQVIMVCGRSGTQKSGFALFWTAMMNLPTLYFSADMSAFTASSRLASMATGDTTEMVEAGMAAGGRHRQGYLDALADSKITFSFGSPISWRSVDEELEAYVELWDAYPQIVCFDNLMDFEGAESDYTEQMAVMSNATELARETGSTVILMHHASDKAWEAKTDPWSPPSRDQVKGGLSEKPELSLSVALDPTSLEYRVAVIKQRMGPCDPTARRYASMRCHPEITRFSALPRQVVTSQPNTPAPAGSGWTPSTVVLNSKGA; via the coding sequence ATGCTCACCCCCGGAAGGTCCCTCGCGCTGCACGCCGAGGCGGGCAAGGAACTGCCTCGCGTGGAGGCGTTCGAGGCCCTGTACGCGATCGGCTGCCGCCCCCGGCATGGCCAGGTCATCATGGTCTGCGGTCGCAGTGGCACCCAGAAGTCCGGCTTCGCCCTCTTCTGGACGGCGATGATGAATCTGCCAACGCTCTACTTCTCCGCCGACATGAGCGCCTTCACAGCCTCGTCGCGGCTGGCCAGCATGGCGACCGGCGACACGACGGAGATGGTTGAGGCCGGCATGGCGGCGGGAGGTCGTCACCGTCAGGGCTACCTCGATGCACTGGCGGACTCGAAGATCACGTTCAGCTTCGGCAGTCCGATTTCCTGGCGGTCGGTCGACGAGGAGCTCGAAGCGTACGTCGAGCTGTGGGACGCGTACCCGCAGATCGTCTGTTTCGACAACCTCATGGACTTCGAGGGCGCCGAGAGCGACTACACCGAACAGATGGCGGTCATGTCGAACGCCACCGAGCTTGCTCGGGAGACGGGCAGCACGGTCATCCTGATGCACCACGCGAGCGACAAGGCGTGGGAGGCGAAGACGGATCCCTGGTCGCCGCCGAGCCGAGACCAGGTCAAGGGTGGCCTATCGGAGAAGCCTGAGTTGTCGCTGAGCGTCGCTCTCGACCCGACGAGCCTGGAGTACCGGGTCGCCGTCATCAAGCAGCGCATGGGGCCGTGTGACCCCACGGCAAGGCGGTATGCGTCGATGCGCTGCCACCCGGAGATCACTCGCTTCTCGGCTCTGCCTCGGCAGGTGGTCACCTCACAGCCCAACACCCCGGCCCCGGCCGGCTCAGGATGGACGCCCTCGACGGTCGTCCTTAACTCGAAGGGAGCGTAA
- a CDS encoding DUF7215 family protein — translation MTQDERNEQWDELEAFFAFIEDPDADLGQILAVEELYGVTH, via the coding sequence ATGACCCAAGACGAGCGCAACGAGCAATGGGATGAGCTGGAGGCCTTCTTCGCCTTCATCGAAGACCCCGACGCCGACCTCGGGCAGATTCTCGCCGTGGAGGAGCTCTACGGGGTGACCCATTGA
- a CDS encoding pentapeptide repeat-containing protein, whose amino-acid sequence MPHLARQGGRIARVKNPEAPRLPSALRDAEMPRDDFEDDAILRHVRYDGEHLIARNVEALEAEGCFFGNLRFTGSRLRQSQISDSNFETCDFAEVSAQDVSLLRCRVTGSRMTGSSWKAGTFRDVTFENCVSAPAMFRNAKIFATAFADCRMIGADFQFTEMHNVRFVNCDLTGAQFGNVKMGTVRFENCTLLDVGGVAFFKGATVQGPGSMELALSLARETGINFE is encoded by the coding sequence ATGCCTCATCTGGCCCGGCAGGGTGGCAGGATTGCCCGAGTCAAGAACCCCGAGGCCCCGCGCCTTCCCTCGGCTCTACGAGATGCGGAGATGCCGCGGGACGACTTCGAAGACGACGCGATTCTCCGTCACGTTCGTTACGACGGTGAACACTTGATCGCGAGGAACGTAGAGGCGCTGGAGGCCGAAGGCTGCTTCTTCGGCAATCTGCGGTTCACCGGGAGCCGGTTGCGCCAGAGCCAGATCAGCGACTCGAACTTCGAGACCTGCGACTTCGCCGAGGTCAGCGCACAGGACGTGTCGCTTCTGCGCTGCCGCGTGACCGGCAGCCGCATGACCGGTTCGTCCTGGAAGGCCGGCACCTTCCGCGACGTGACGTTCGAGAACTGCGTCAGCGCACCCGCGATGTTCCGGAACGCGAAAATCTTCGCCACCGCATTCGCCGATTGTCGCATGATCGGAGCCGACTTTCAGTTCACAGAGATGCACAATGTGCGCTTCGTAAACTGCGACCTCACGGGCGCACAGTTCGGCAACGTGAAAATGGGAACGGTGAGATTCGAAAACTGCACCCTGCTCGACGTGGGCGGGGTCGCGTTTTTCAAAGGCGCAACAGTGCAAGGCCCAGGGTCGATGGAACTGGCCCTGAGCCTGGCACGTGAGACGGGAATCAACTTCGAGTAG